The Geotalea uraniireducens Rf4 genome window below encodes:
- the pal gene encoding peptidoglycan-associated lipoprotein Pal has translation MRKGMVGLVTVLFCGALLVGGCAKKEMVKGEEGVVPSAATEKPAVTPPAKPSMTEEVVKEQPIKEATTIAEASIKEQPVTAVAATELGKVYFDFDSFVLTQTSRDILSNNAKWLLKTGRAKVQIEGHCDERGSDEYNLALGEKRAKSAMNYLVTLGVPADQLSVISYGKEKPADPGHNEAAWAKNRRAEFVIIK, from the coding sequence ATGCGTAAGGGTATGGTAGGCTTGGTGACGGTTCTTTTTTGCGGAGCGCTTCTTGTGGGAGGCTGCGCCAAGAAAGAAATGGTAAAGGGTGAAGAAGGCGTCGTCCCATCTGCTGCAACTGAAAAGCCCGCTGTAACGCCCCCCGCCAAGCCATCGATGACTGAAGAAGTTGTGAAGGAACAGCCTATAAAGGAGGCGACGACAATCGCTGAAGCAAGCATCAAAGAACAGCCCGTGACTGCCGTAGCCGCCACTGAGCTGGGAAAAGTTTACTTCGACTTTGACTCTTTTGTTCTCACGCAGACCTCGCGCGATATCCTGTCCAACAATGCCAAATGGTTGCTGAAAACCGGACGGGCGAAGGTCCAGATTGAAGGGCACTGCGACGAGCGAGGTTCTGACGAATACAACCTCGCCCTCGGTGAAAAACGTGCCAAGTCAGCCATGAACTACCTGGTGACCCTGGGGGTTCCCGCTGACCAGCTCAGCGTCATCAGCTACGGCAAAGAAAAGCCCGCCGACCCGGGCCACAATGAAGCTGCGTGGGCTAAAAACCGTAGGGCTGAATTCGTCATCATCAAGTAG
- the nadA gene encoding quinolinate synthase NadA yields MYQDEIKHEIKTLLGERNGILLAHNYMRDEVQEIADITGDSLGLSIEAAKTDASVIVFCGVHFMAESASILAPDKTVLLPRLDAGCPMADMVTVPELQELKARHPGVPVVTYVNSSAAIKAISDICCTSANAVKVVKSLPESEIIFVPDRNLGRYVARFTDKTFHYWDGYCPTHERLKPDAVIRLKQEFPDALFICHPECNPEVEALADHVCSTTGMYDYCRKNPARRFIIGTEAGILYRLKKENPDKEFILASPALVCPNMKLTSLEDILESLRTMTPVVKVPEEIRIPAKQALDRMLAIPRD; encoded by the coding sequence ATGTACCAGGATGAAATCAAGCATGAGATAAAAACCCTCCTCGGCGAGCGAAACGGGATACTCTTGGCGCATAACTACATGCGTGATGAAGTGCAGGAAATCGCCGATATTACCGGAGACTCTCTCGGGCTCTCAATTGAAGCGGCAAAGACGGATGCATCGGTCATCGTCTTCTGTGGGGTTCATTTCATGGCGGAATCAGCCTCCATACTCGCCCCGGACAAGACCGTACTCCTGCCGCGGCTCGATGCGGGATGCCCGATGGCCGACATGGTCACGGTGCCGGAACTCCAGGAGTTGAAGGCACGGCATCCCGGCGTGCCGGTGGTCACCTATGTCAATTCATCCGCCGCGATCAAGGCGATCAGCGATATCTGCTGCACCTCCGCCAATGCGGTCAAGGTGGTCAAGTCCCTGCCGGAATCCGAGATCATCTTCGTTCCAGACCGTAATCTGGGCAGATACGTGGCCCGCTTTACCGACAAGACCTTCCATTACTGGGACGGATACTGCCCGACCCATGAGCGGCTGAAGCCCGATGCAGTCATCCGCCTCAAGCAGGAATTCCCCGACGCCCTGTTTATCTGCCATCCCGAATGCAACCCGGAAGTGGAAGCGCTGGCCGACCACGTCTGTTCCACCACAGGCATGTATGACTATTGCAGGAAAAACCCGGCTCGACGCTTTATTATCGGCACGGAGGCGGGGATTCTCTACCGGCTGAAAAAAGAGAATCCGGACAAGGAATTCATTCTGGCATCGCCTGCGCTCGTCTGTCCCAACATGAAGCTGACCTCTCTGGAAGATATTCTGGAGTCCTTGAGAACCATGACACCGGTGGTCAAGGTGCCGGAGGAGATCAGGATTCCGGCAAAGCAAGCGCTGGACAGGATGCTGGCCATACCCAGGGACTAA
- the ybgF gene encoding tol-pal system protein YbgF — protein MQFIRRWSPIVLALALSACASRETVDNVQRDMDEMKTRMFKMEKDIGGMRSEAKEGIDKTIKDVQNEMDNLRKGSADLQATLDSAKVDMQVLTGKVDDVRLLAQKPADDLALLKEDTDRRLTAMEERLLKLDKSFEELHKTLAEAKNKEMEQAPDALYQRGLDTLKGGDPQKAREYFTKFIELFPKHELTANARYWLGETYYHEKKYDQAILEFQEVIKNYPGKEKVPAAMLKQAMAFKELGDAKSARYVYKKLIEDSPYTDEARIAKEKLKELK, from the coding sequence ATGCAGTTCATCAGAAGGTGGTCACCCATCGTCCTGGCGCTGGCCCTTTCGGCTTGCGCATCGAGGGAAACCGTAGACAATGTGCAGCGCGACATGGACGAGATGAAAACCCGGATGTTCAAGATGGAAAAGGACATCGGCGGGATGCGCAGCGAAGCGAAAGAAGGCATCGACAAAACCATCAAGGACGTTCAGAATGAGATGGATAATCTACGTAAAGGAAGTGCCGACCTACAGGCAACCCTAGACAGCGCCAAGGTCGACATGCAGGTCCTGACCGGTAAGGTTGATGATGTCAGGCTGCTGGCCCAGAAACCGGCAGATGATCTCGCTCTGTTGAAGGAAGATACCGACCGGCGGCTAACCGCCATGGAAGAACGTCTGTTGAAGCTGGACAAATCTTTTGAAGAACTGCATAAAACACTGGCTGAAGCTAAGAATAAAGAGATGGAACAAGCGCCTGATGCGCTCTACCAAAGGGGACTAGACACACTCAAGGGGGGCGATCCACAGAAGGCCAGGGAGTACTTTACAAAATTCATCGAACTGTTCCCCAAGCATGAATTGACTGCAAACGCACGTTACTGGCTCGGAGAAACATATTACCATGAAAAGAAGTACGACCAGGCGATTCTGGAATTCCAGGAAGTGATAAAGAATTACCCCGGCAAAGAAAAAGTTCCGGCTGCCATGCTAAAGCAGGCCATGGCTTTTAAAGAGTTGGGAGATGCAAAAAGCGCCAGGTATGTTTACAAGAAGCTGATCGAAGATTCGCCCTATACTGATGAGGCCCGAATTGCCAAGGAAAAGCTGAAGGAGCTGAAATAG
- the tolB gene encoding Tol-Pal system beta propeller repeat protein TolB — translation MRKFLVVLLLLCVPSFLQAQQGYLEVTAPGNRQMQLAVAQPVSLFGGPSADIAKGISEVFSFDLTLAGPFAVMPTPPAESKSGIRPGEFDFAPWQAAGANLLVKSGYTVSADSLTIEFRLYDVARGKELAAKRYSGKRADLRKIVHTFGDEIMLAVTGERGPFTGKTAFVSTATGNKEICLMDYDGYNVQRLTKNGSINLNPDFSPNGKELIYTSYKRRNPDLYRRELFSGTEARLSARPGINVTGAWSPDGSKIALAMSKDGNSEIYTISKDGKQLAKLTNNSAIEVSPAWSPDGSRIAFVSDRLGKPQVFIMNADGSNVSRLTTSGTYNVSPRWSPKGDRIAYCRQHGGGFQIYVINADGSSDVQLTSEGSNEHPRWSPDGRFITFSSTRGGKEAIYVMRSDGSGQTRVSRGKGADSHPAWSPRW, via the coding sequence TTGAGAAAATTTCTTGTAGTACTATTGCTGCTCTGCGTACCCTCCTTTCTCCAGGCTCAACAGGGCTACCTGGAGGTCACCGCCCCCGGCAACCGGCAGATGCAGCTGGCCGTTGCCCAGCCCGTTTCTCTTTTCGGCGGGCCAAGCGCCGACATTGCCAAGGGAATCTCCGAAGTTTTCAGCTTTGACCTCACCCTGGCCGGTCCGTTCGCGGTAATGCCCACGCCACCGGCAGAAAGCAAAAGCGGCATCAGACCGGGCGAATTCGACTTTGCACCCTGGCAGGCTGCCGGAGCCAACCTGCTGGTCAAGAGCGGTTATACCGTTTCAGCAGACAGCCTGACCATTGAGTTCAGGCTATACGATGTGGCAAGAGGCAAGGAATTGGCCGCCAAGCGCTACTCGGGCAAACGTGCAGACCTGCGCAAGATCGTCCACACCTTCGGCGATGAGATCATGCTTGCCGTTACCGGCGAACGGGGTCCCTTCACCGGCAAGACCGCCTTTGTTTCCACGGCTACCGGGAACAAGGAGATCTGCCTGATGGACTACGACGGTTATAACGTGCAACGTCTGACCAAAAACGGCTCCATCAACCTCAACCCCGACTTCTCGCCCAACGGCAAGGAACTCATCTACACTTCCTATAAAAGAAGAAATCCCGACCTCTACCGCCGGGAACTGTTCAGCGGCACGGAGGCACGCCTTTCGGCGCGACCGGGCATTAACGTCACCGGCGCCTGGTCGCCGGACGGCAGCAAGATCGCCCTCGCCATGAGCAAGGACGGCAACTCGGAGATATATACCATCAGCAAGGATGGAAAACAGCTGGCCAAGCTTACCAACAACAGCGCCATCGAGGTTTCACCGGCATGGTCGCCTGACGGCTCAAGAATAGCCTTTGTCTCGGACCGGCTCGGTAAGCCGCAAGTCTTCATCATGAACGCCGACGGTTCCAACGTCAGCCGGTTAACCACCAGCGGAACCTACAACGTCAGCCCTCGCTGGTCACCCAAGGGGGACCGCATCGCTTACTGCCGCCAACACGGCGGTGGATTCCAGATATACGTGATTAACGCGGATGGCAGCAGCGACGTTCAGCTTACTTCCGAGGGGAGCAACGAGCATCCTCGCTGGTCGCCGGATGGCCGCTTCATCACTTTCAGCTCAACGCGTGGCGGCAAGGAAGCAATCTATGTGATGAGAAGCGACGGAAGCGGACAAACCCGCGTATCGAGAGGAAAGGGCGCGGATTCTCACCCTGCGTGGTCACCCCGCTGGTAA
- a CDS encoding gamma carbonic anhydrase family protein: MIRPFQGIAPQIDPTAFIAETAVVIGDVTIGPQSSIWYNCVARGDVNFIRIGARSNIQDLSMLHVTHKKNADDPGAPLIIGDDVTVGHSVTLHGCTVENGAFIGMQAIVMDKVVVGAGALVGARALVTEGTIIPPHTLWVGSPAKYKRELSSDEVAWLQRSAGNYVKYALQYINDAS; this comes from the coding sequence ATGATCCGTCCATTCCAGGGGATTGCTCCCCAGATCGACCCGACCGCCTTCATTGCCGAGACTGCCGTCGTTATCGGTGACGTCACTATCGGACCACAGAGCAGTATCTGGTATAACTGCGTGGCGCGCGGCGATGTAAATTTCATCCGGATCGGCGCCCGCTCCAACATCCAGGACCTCTCCATGCTTCACGTCACCCACAAAAAAAATGCTGACGACCCCGGTGCACCGCTCATTATCGGCGATGACGTTACCGTCGGCCACAGCGTCACCCTGCACGGCTGCACAGTAGAAAACGGTGCATTCATCGGCATGCAGGCAATCGTCATGGACAAGGTCGTCGTCGGTGCGGGAGCGCTTGTCGGTGCGCGCGCACTGGTAACCGAGGGTACCATAATTCCGCCCCACACGCTGTGGGTCGGCTCTCCCGCCAAATACAAGCGGGAACTGTCATCCGACGAAGTTGCCTGGCTGCAGCGTTCAGCCGGGAACTACGTGAAATATGCCCTGCAATATATCAATGATGCCTCCTGA
- a CDS encoding carbon-nitrogen family hydrolase, translated as MKRQIKAAAVQFNIKLADIDANVEYVRNALARLADNGVQLAVLPEMWSCGFAYRELNELARRTPEVVEEMGRLSADYGMVLVGSLPEPDGDKVCNTAYVMDRGELAGKYRKIHLFSLMNEDRSFTGGDSWLVADTSVGRIGVFICYDLRFPELARRLAVEGAEILVVPGEWPKPRDEHWRTLLRARAIENQLFVVAANCCGVMGKLDFFGSSLIVGPKGELLAEGGYENCEPTALLNFAEMENWRQQITCFPDRKPEFY; from the coding sequence ATGAAACGCCAGATCAAGGCCGCTGCAGTGCAATTCAACATCAAACTTGCCGACATCGACGCAAACGTGGAGTATGTGCGCAATGCTTTGGCGCGGCTTGCCGATAACGGGGTCCAGCTGGCGGTACTGCCGGAAATGTGGAGCTGCGGCTTTGCCTACCGGGAACTCAACGAACTGGCGAGACGCACGCCCGAGGTGGTGGAGGAGATGGGACGGCTTTCCGCCGACTACGGCATGGTGCTGGTGGGGAGCCTGCCGGAGCCGGACGGCGACAAGGTCTGCAATACCGCGTATGTCATGGACCGGGGCGAACTGGCCGGCAAGTACCGCAAAATCCACCTCTTTTCGCTGATGAACGAGGACCGCTCCTTCACCGGCGGTGACTCCTGGCTCGTTGCCGACACCTCCGTAGGGAGAATCGGGGTGTTCATCTGCTACGACCTCCGCTTCCCTGAACTGGCGCGCCGCCTGGCGGTGGAGGGGGCAGAGATCCTGGTCGTCCCCGGCGAATGGCCGAAGCCGCGGGATGAGCACTGGCGGACGCTGCTGCGGGCGCGGGCCATCGAAAACCAGCTTTTCGTGGTCGCCGCCAATTGTTGCGGCGTCATGGGGAAGCTCGACTTTTTCGGCTCCAGCCTCATCGTCGGACCGAAGGGGGAACTTTTGGCCGAGGGTGGGTATGAGAATTGCGAGCCGACGGCTCTCCTTAATTTTGCCGAGATGGAAAACTGGCGGCAGCAGATCACCTGTTTCCCCGACAGAAAACCGGAATTTTACTGA
- the tolQ gene encoding protein TolQ, with the protein MEIFATTGLVVKLVLFILLYFSVVSWAIIFYKLLQVHRANSESERFLEFFWKAKRFDAINAQLDRFANSPLTVLFNEGYGEMKKLMEKGEEKQDPTIISTELGGIDNISRALRRATTSEITRLEKYLTFLATTGSTAPFIGLFGTVWGIMTAFKGIGETGSASLAVVAPGIAEALIATAIGLVAAIPAVMGYNHFQQKIRVLIAEMDSFSTEFLNIVQRTFTGK; encoded by the coding sequence TTGGAAATATTCGCAACGACCGGACTGGTCGTAAAACTGGTACTTTTTATCCTGCTTTATTTTTCCGTCGTATCCTGGGCCATTATTTTTTACAAGCTGCTCCAGGTGCATCGGGCAAACAGCGAGTCGGAGCGCTTCCTGGAATTTTTCTGGAAGGCGAAACGTTTTGACGCCATCAACGCCCAGCTCGACCGTTTTGCCAACTCCCCCCTCACCGTGCTGTTCAATGAAGGGTACGGCGAGATGAAAAAGCTCATGGAAAAGGGTGAGGAGAAGCAGGACCCCACCATCATCAGCACGGAACTGGGGGGAATCGACAATATCTCCCGCGCCTTGCGCCGCGCCACCACCTCGGAGATCACCCGGCTGGAGAAGTATCTGACCTTCCTCGCCACGACCGGTTCCACAGCCCCTTTCATCGGCCTGTTCGGTACGGTCTGGGGAATCATGACCGCCTTCAAGGGGATCGGCGAAACCGGCTCAGCCTCCCTGGCCGTCGTTGCTCCCGGCATCGCCGAGGCACTCATCGCCACCGCCATCGGCCTGGTGGCCGCCATCCCGGCAGTCATGGGGTACAACCACTTCCAGCAGAAAATCCGGGTCTTGATCGCAGAAATGGACAGTTTTTCCACCGAGTTTCTCAATATCGTGCAGCGGACCTTCACAGGGAAATAG
- a CDS encoding endonuclease III domain-containing protein, producing the protein MGDRLMMPHNVNAAGNIFLDIFRILLDRYGPLHWWPAETPFEVCVGAILTQNTNWGNVEKAIGNLKKEGLLSAEAMRDVPVERLAEVIRPAGFFNVKSARLKDFVAWLFMRHDGKLKQMFSGDWQDLRKELLQVRGIGRETCDSILLYAGNKPSFVVDAYTKRLFAHLDVISEKADYEEIRALFMENLPEDVEMFNEYHALIVQHCKEHCRKKPLCPGCDLHFSCKAV; encoded by the coding sequence ATGGGAGATCGGCTGATGATGCCGCATAATGTCAATGCCGCTGGGAACATCTTCCTGGACATATTCCGGATTCTACTCGATCGCTATGGGCCTCTCCACTGGTGGCCGGCGGAAACCCCTTTCGAGGTATGCGTAGGGGCAATCCTCACCCAGAATACCAACTGGGGCAATGTGGAAAAGGCGATAGGCAATCTTAAGAAGGAAGGGCTTTTATCTGCGGAAGCGATGAGGGACGTGCCGGTTGAACGGCTTGCGGAGGTAATACGGCCAGCCGGCTTCTTCAATGTGAAGAGCGCCAGGCTGAAGGATTTTGTCGCCTGGCTTTTCATGCGCCATGACGGCAAATTGAAACAAATGTTCAGTGGTGACTGGCAGGACTTGCGGAAGGAACTCTTGCAGGTGCGCGGAATCGGCAGAGAGACCTGCGATTCGATTCTCCTCTATGCCGGCAACAAGCCTTCTTTCGTGGTGGACGCATACACCAAACGGCTCTTCGCACACCTGGACGTCATCTCGGAAAAAGCCGATTACGAGGAGATTCGTGCCCTGTTCATGGAGAACCTTCCGGAGGATGTGGAGATGTTCAACGAATATCACGCCCTGATCGTACAGCACTGCAAGGAACATTGCCGGAAAAAACCGCTCTGCCCGGGGTGCGATCTGCATTTCTCATGCAAGGCCGTTTAA
- the hemW gene encoding radical SAM family heme chaperone HemW, which yields MQTSLYIHFPFCLKKCLYCDFNSVADSPLKPAEYVATLVREMELCAKTLRAPVTAPTLYFGGGTPSLMEPELVGAIIDAAARLFGLEADGEITIEANPGTLTLEKLAGYRTAGVNRLSLGVQSFDDPLLARLGRVHTADEAMAAYAAARAAGFTNIGIDLIHSLPGQSVEMWRNALDRATSLAPEHISAYGLSIEEETPFFRLEEAGALPLPDEEEAVAMFEATIEVLAGKGYQYYEISNFALPGFRSRHNQVYWRRGNYLGFGAGAHSFLREPDWGVRWKNPDSYVPYLEAVQRSVLAAEERHPLSRREALSEAFFLGLRLLDGVDLRLLEGEFGPAVEEYFAAPIRELTAQGLLAADAGRLCLSPRAIIVANQVFARFL from the coding sequence ATGCAAACTTCCCTCTACATACATTTCCCGTTCTGCCTGAAAAAATGCCTCTACTGCGACTTCAACTCCGTGGCGGACTCTCCGCTCAAACCGGCTGAGTATGTGGCTACGCTGGTGCGAGAGATGGAGTTGTGCGCGAAAACGCTCCGAGCGCCGGTAACCGCGCCGACCCTTTATTTCGGCGGAGGCACCCCGTCGCTCATGGAGCCGGAACTGGTCGGGGCGATAATCGATGCGGCGGCACGGCTTTTCGGGTTGGAAGCGGATGGGGAGATCACCATCGAGGCCAACCCCGGCACCCTGACCTTGGAAAAGCTCGCAGGTTACCGGACCGCCGGGGTGAATCGGCTGTCGCTGGGGGTGCAGTCCTTTGACGATCCTTTGTTGGCGCGTCTTGGCAGGGTTCATACAGCGGACGAGGCCATGGCGGCATACGCGGCGGCGAGGGCGGCCGGTTTCACCAACATCGGCATCGACCTGATTCATTCCCTCCCCGGCCAGAGCGTGGAGATGTGGCGCAATGCTCTCGATCGGGCAACGAGCCTCGCGCCGGAACACATTTCCGCTTACGGGCTCAGTATCGAGGAGGAGACGCCGTTTTTTCGGCTGGAGGAGGCGGGGGCCTTGCCGCTCCCCGACGAGGAGGAGGCGGTTGCCATGTTCGAGGCGACCATTGAAGTACTTGCCGGCAAAGGCTATCAGTATTACGAGATATCCAACTTCGCCCTGCCGGGCTTCAGGTCGCGGCACAACCAGGTCTACTGGCGCCGCGGGAACTATCTTGGCTTCGGCGCAGGCGCCCACTCTTTCCTGCGCGAACCAGACTGGGGAGTACGGTGGAAGAATCCCGATTCTTATGTCCCTTACCTGGAAGCGGTACAGCGCTCCGTCCTCGCCGCGGAGGAACGCCACCCTCTTTCCCGGAGAGAGGCGCTTTCCGAGGCGTTTTTCCTCGGCCTGCGGCTCCTGGATGGGGTCGATCTGCGTCTCCTTGAGGGGGAGTTCGGTCCTGCCGTCGAAGAATATTTTGCCGCGCCGATCCGGGAGCTTACAGCGCAGGGACTTCTGGCCGCTGACGCCGGTCGCCTCTGTCTCTCGCCACGGGCAATAATCGTTGCCAACCAGGTTTTTGCCAGGTTTCTTTAG
- a CDS encoding twin-arginine translocase TatA/TatE family subunit: MPELIVIFVIALVVIGSQKLPDLARSLGRGLAEFKRATDDFKQSVQEESQAADEKEKIAQEVAEKEKMAEKEKDVTEKKETVA; the protein is encoded by the coding sequence ATGCCGGAATTGATTGTCATCTTTGTGATCGCTCTCGTTGTGATCGGATCGCAGAAACTCCCCGATCTCGCCCGATCTTTGGGCCGTGGTCTGGCCGAATTCAAGCGGGCCACTGATGACTTCAAGCAGAGTGTTCAGGAGGAGTCCCAGGCGGCTGATGAAAAGGAAAAGATAGCGCAGGAAGTTGCAGAAAAGGAGAAGATGGCTGAGAAAGAAAAAGACGTGACAGAGAAAAAAGAGACCGTTGCATAA
- the tolR gene encoding protein TolR yields MELGSRDSSNRNTMSQINVTPLVDVMLVLLVIFMVTAPMMQQGVQVNLPKADTKALTPQEETVVVSLERSGKLFINKSEVPFGELRSKLSAMFASKAKKEVFLKADKDVPYGEVVKTMAEIKGAGIERLGMVTEPVQGK; encoded by the coding sequence ATGGAGCTCGGAAGCAGGGACAGCAGCAACCGCAACACCATGTCGCAGATCAACGTCACGCCGCTGGTGGACGTCATGCTGGTATTGCTGGTCATCTTCATGGTAACCGCGCCGATGATGCAGCAGGGAGTGCAGGTCAATCTGCCCAAGGCGGATACCAAGGCACTGACTCCCCAGGAAGAAACCGTCGTCGTTTCCCTGGAAAGATCGGGCAAGCTTTTCATAAATAAATCGGAAGTACCGTTCGGTGAGCTCAGATCCAAGCTGTCGGCCATGTTTGCCTCGAAAGCGAAAAAGGAGGTGTTTCTCAAGGCCGACAAGGACGTCCCCTATGGCGAGGTGGTAAAAACCATGGCGGAAATCAAGGGGGCCGGCATCGAGCGCCTCGGCATGGTCACGGAGCCTGTCCAGGGAAAATGA
- a CDS encoding energy transducer TonB, which translates to MTRTLKRKEPGPGGMFICSFLLHAALFFLVMQLNILSGVQADNPPVYYVDVVNLPVASPRSGSPAGNATGATAPVAPPTPKPQAEEMKLPAKPTPTSRPKSTTATPASGAKPDHQESARDFEERLARLERENESRHAAAALDALRKKKTGSDKGQAGMPGATGKEAGSDYSSYIQSRLKDAFKTTIAFQSKTPEVRVRLTINRTGRIARQRIEYSSGDRLFEDAVLQAIAKAEKSFTPPPGGQDFEYGFVFKPQGVGKN; encoded by the coding sequence ATGACGCGCACGCTGAAGAGAAAAGAGCCGGGACCCGGGGGGATGTTCATCTGCTCCTTCCTGCTCCACGCCGCCTTGTTTTTCCTTGTTATGCAGCTCAACATCCTGTCGGGCGTGCAGGCCGACAATCCGCCGGTTTATTACGTTGATGTGGTGAACCTGCCGGTAGCGAGCCCGCGGTCCGGCAGTCCAGCCGGCAACGCGACCGGCGCCACCGCACCGGTCGCCCCCCCCACCCCGAAACCGCAGGCAGAGGAGATGAAGCTTCCGGCCAAGCCCACACCCACCTCCCGGCCTAAATCCACGACAGCAACCCCAGCCAGCGGAGCAAAGCCGGACCATCAGGAATCGGCACGGGATTTTGAAGAGCGGCTGGCCCGACTGGAGCGGGAAAACGAATCCAGGCACGCGGCTGCGGCTCTCGATGCCTTGCGCAAGAAAAAGACTGGCAGCGACAAAGGGCAGGCAGGCATGCCGGGGGCCACGGGGAAGGAGGCGGGGAGCGACTACTCCAGCTACATCCAGTCGCGGCTCAAGGATGCTTTCAAGACCACCATAGCTTTCCAGAGCAAGACACCCGAAGTGCGGGTACGGCTTACCATTAACAGAACCGGCCGCATCGCCCGGCAGCGCATCGAGTACAGCTCCGGCGACCGTTTGTTCGAAGATGCCGTCCTCCAGGCCATAGCAAAGGCCGAAAAGAGTTTTACGCCGCCGCCGGGTGGCCAGGATTTTGAGTACGGCTTTGTTTTCAAGCCTCAAGGGGTCGGGAAGAATTGA
- a CDS encoding diguanylate cyclase — protein sequence MPTSILIIDDSDQVRAQIVRTLREVSLFDQYLEAGDGIDAFKTILNSRVDLILCDLEMPRMDGFKFVAMLQTREELRDIPVIMLTGREDRDLKIKGLEQGACDYVTKPFDAGELVARVKVQLKIKALQDELKRSNELLKDLSNTDPLTHLHNRRYLMEALEREFLRASRKGDGLSLVLLDIDHFKKVNDTYGHPEGDNVLVAVASLLQNMVRRYDVSARYGGEEFVVVLPETSLHHALQFAERCRVAVQDISFGGALKGLTITVSLGVASYPSGKVDCVDSLFRQADEALYRAKQGGRNRVEAMLNGLA from the coding sequence ATGCCGACAAGTATCCTCATCATCGACGATTCCGATCAAGTACGCGCCCAGATCGTCCGCACCCTCAGGGAAGTTTCACTCTTCGACCAGTACCTTGAGGCCGGCGACGGCATTGACGCGTTCAAGACCATTCTCAATTCCCGTGTCGACCTCATTCTTTGCGATCTGGAAATGCCCCGCATGGACGGCTTCAAGTTTGTCGCCATGCTGCAGACGCGCGAGGAACTGAGGGATATTCCCGTTATCATGCTTACCGGCAGGGAAGACCGTGACCTGAAGATAAAGGGGCTGGAGCAGGGGGCGTGCGACTATGTTACCAAGCCCTTTGATGCAGGTGAGCTGGTGGCGCGGGTCAAGGTGCAGCTGAAGATCAAGGCGCTTCAGGATGAGCTGAAACGCTCCAACGAGCTGCTGAAGGATCTTTCCAATACCGATCCACTCACCCATCTCCACAACCGCCGCTATTTGATGGAGGCGCTGGAGCGGGAGTTCCTGAGGGCTTCCCGCAAAGGTGACGGTCTTTCCCTCGTGCTCCTGGATATCGACCATTTCAAGAAGGTGAACGACACCTACGGCCATCCTGAGGGGGACAATGTCCTCGTGGCGGTTGCATCGCTGTTGCAAAACATGGTGCGCCGCTATGACGTTTCTGCCCGTTACGGCGGAGAGGAATTCGTGGTCGTGCTGCCGGAGACTTCTCTGCACCACGCCTTGCAGTTCGCCGAACGTTGCCGCGTTGCCGTGCAGGATATTTCCTTCGGGGGTGCTTTGAAGGGGCTCACCATTACCGTCAGTCTCGGGGTTGCATCCTATCCGTCGGGGAAGGTGGATTGCGTGGATTCCCTGTTCAGGCAGGCCGACGAAGCCCTCTACAGAGCCAAACAGGGGGGGAGAAACCGGGTCGAAGCCATGTTAAACGGCCTTGCATGA
- the rpe gene encoding ribulose-phosphate 3-epimerase: MKKIAPSILSADFSRLGDEVRAVEAAGADYIHIDVMDGHFVPNITIGPLVVEAVRKVTRLPLDVHLMIDAPDRYIGDFAKAGADIIVVHAEATNHLHRTVQLIKSFGKKAGVSLNPATTLHTLDYILEELDLILLMTVNPGFGGQSFIDACLPKIQALRGMLDKKGLETELEVDGGVKASNIDRIAHAGADVFVAGSAVFGSDDYAATIAEMKRRAKEPVL; encoded by the coding sequence ATGAAAAAGATTGCGCCATCGATACTTTCCGCTGATTTTTCCCGGCTCGGCGACGAGGTGCGGGCGGTTGAGGCGGCGGGCGCCGATTATATCCATATCGATGTCATGGACGGCCACTTTGTGCCGAACATCACCATCGGGCCGCTGGTGGTGGAGGCAGTGCGGAAGGTAACCAGGCTGCCGCTTGACGTCCACCTGATGATCGACGCCCCCGACCGCTATATCGGTGATTTCGCAAAGGCGGGGGCCGATATCATCGTCGTTCATGCCGAGGCCACCAATCACCTGCATCGCACCGTGCAGCTCATCAAATCGTTCGGGAAAAAGGCCGGCGTATCGCTCAATCCGGCCACGACCCTCCACACTCTCGATTACATTCTCGAAGAGCTCGACCTGATCCTGTTGATGACCGTCAATCCCGGCTTCGGCGGCCAGTCGTTCATCGATGCCTGTCTTCCCAAGATACAGGCCTTACGGGGAATGCTGGACAAGAAGGGTCTTGAGACCGAGCTGGAAGTTGATGGCGGTGTCAAGGCATCCAACATCGACCGCATTGCCCATGCCGGGGCGGATGTTTTTGTGGCCGGGAGCGCTGTTTTCGGCAGTGACGATTACGCCGCCACAATAGCGGAAATGAAACGCCGCGCAAAAGAGCCGGTGCTTTGA